The sequence ACACCCAGAATGCCGAGCACCGCCGCGATCTTGACCGCGTCGGGCGGGGTGTCGAGATAGCGCACGACGATCGGATTGATGCCGCGCGCGGTGAGCCGGTCGAGCACGGCCCGCGATTTCGAGCAGCGCGGATTATGCCAGATGATGACGTCGTCGGTGGTCATGGTCCGGAAGGCTCCTGGCCTGATGAACGGGTGGTGGCCGGTGTGCGATAGCGGCCGGGGGTGCCGCCCTCAGCGCCGGCTTTCGATGGCATCCCAGATCGAGGCGGCGAGATTGGTGCCGTCGAAGCGCTCGATCTCCTGAAGCCCGGTCGGCGAGGTGACGTTGATCTCGGTGAGATAGTCGCCGATCACGTCGATGCCGACGAAGATCAGCCCCTGGGCCTTCAGTGACGGGCCGATCGCCTCGCAGATCTCGCGTTCACGCGCGGTGAGCGACGTGGCCTCGGGCCGGCCGCCGACATGCATGTTCGACCGCGCCTCACCCTCGGCGGGCACCCGGTTGATGGCGCCGAGCGGTTCGCCGTCGACCAGGATGATCCGCTTGTCGCCCTGGCGGACATCGGGCAGATAGCGCTGGGCGATGATCGGCTCGCGGCCCAGCCGGCTGAACACCTCGACCGCGCTGTTGAAATTCTCGTCATCCGGGCGGATGCGGAACACGGCGGCACCGCCATTGCCGTAGAGCGGCTTCAGAATGATGTCGCGGTGCTCGGCCCGGAACTCCCGCAGCGCCAGCACGTCGGTGGTGATCAGGGTCGGTGGCGCCAACTCGGGGTAATGGGTGACCAGCAGCTTTTCGGGCGCATTGCGCACAGATGACGGATCATTCACCACCAGCGTTTTCGGATGCACATGCTCAAGCATGTGGGTTGTGGTGATATAGGCCATGTCGAAGGGCGGATCCTGGCGCAGCAGCACCACATCGGTATCGGCCAGATCCCGCACCTCGGCGGCGCCCATGCGGTAATGATCGCCGGCCATGCGGCGCACGGTGATCTCGTGGCCGCGGGCAGTGACCCGGCCGTCGCGCAGCGACAGGTCGCGGGGCAGGTAATAGAACAGACGGTGGCCGCGGCGCTCGGCTTCGAGCATCAGCGCGAAGGTGCTGTCGGCATTGATGTCGATCGACTGGATCGGGTCCATCTGGACGGCGACGGCAAGGCTCATCGAACGGTTTCCTTCACGGGGATGCGTCAGTTGATCTCGGCACGCAGGCGCTCGACCAGGGTCAGCGCACGCCGGCGGGGTTCCTCGGCGGTGGTGTTGGCGGCGAAAACCTCCAGCGCCTGCACGGCGCCCAGTTGTTCGCCAAGCCGGGCGCGCATCAGCCCCAGCTCGTACCACAGCGCCCAGTCGGTGGGGGCGATCAGCAGCATGCGGGCCAGGATGTCGCGGGCACGTTCAAGCTCGCCGCGTCCCGACGCCCGGATCTTCAGATTGTTCTGCAGCCGCAGCAGCACCGCGCGGCGGTCGACCGCCCGGTAATGCCCGGCCTCAAGCTCGGCGGTCTCGCCCGACACCTGTTTCAGCAGCGCGCGCAGATCGGGGGTTTCCATGATCCGGCCGCCATGAAACGGATCGACCAGCACCCGGTCATGGGCGCCATCGACCCGGACCAGGAAATGCGCCGGGAAGTTCACCCCCGTCACCGGCCAGCCCAGCACCTCGCCCAGATGCATGGCCAGGATGCCCAGCGCCACCGGCATGCCGCGCCGGCGGATCAGCACCCTCGCCAGGCTGGCATTGTCGTCCTCGTCATAGGTCTGCTCGTCGCCGCCAAAGCCGAAGCGGCCATACAGGGTATCGGCGATCAGCCGGGCGCGGTCGCCGGCGGCATCGTCGCTGTCGGCCGCATCCACCCCGGTCTTCAGGCCACGCGCCCGGGCCTCGGTCTCGGCGGCCAGCGCCAGTTCGTCGAGCAGGTCGCGGCAGGCGGCGAGGTCGGCTGAGGGATGG comes from Tistrella bauzanensis and encodes:
- a CDS encoding SirB1 family protein; the protein is MSTEAPPAGRAGSVDRAAIARRLEAIGRLDDEAIPIAETALMLSMLDHPSADLAACRDLLDELALAAETEARARGLKTGVDAADSDDAAGDRARLIADTLYGRFGFGGDEQTYDEDDNASLARVLIRRRGMPVALGILAMHLGEVLGWPVTGVNFPAHFLVRVDGAHDRVLVDPFHGGRIMETPDLRALLKQVSGETAELEAGHYRAVDRRAVLLRLQNNLKIRASGRGELERARDILARMLLIAPTDWALWYELGLMRARLGEQLGAVQALEVFAANTTAEEPRRRALTLVERLRAEIN
- the gshB gene encoding glutathione synthase codes for the protein MSLAVAVQMDPIQSIDINADSTFALMLEAERRGHRLFYYLPRDLSLRDGRVTARGHEITVRRMAGDHYRMGAAEVRDLADTDVVLLRQDPPFDMAYITTTHMLEHVHPKTLVVNDPSSVRNAPEKLLVTHYPELAPPTLITTDVLALREFRAEHRDIILKPLYGNGGAAVFRIRPDDENFNSAVEVFSRLGREPIIAQRYLPDVRQGDKRIILVDGEPLGAINRVPAEGEARSNMHVGGRPEATSLTAREREICEAIGPSLKAQGLIFVGIDVIGDYLTEINVTSPTGLQEIERFDGTNLAASIWDAIESRR